In the genome of Haemophilus pittmaniae, one region contains:
- the nagA gene encoding N-acetylglucosamine-6-phosphate deacetylase: MKYALINGVIYTENEVLRDYAVLIDGEQIAALIPQNELPAGIEVIDLQGKNLTAGFIDLQLNGCGGVMFNDQTSVETLEIMQATNLKSGCTSFLPTFITAPDEDIKKAIAVMRDYLAKHHNQALGLHLEGPYLSREKKGVHREEYIREITPEMKDFLCENADVICKLTVAAENPTINYLADFIDAGILVSIGHSNADYATAKRAFRQGAGFATHLHNAMSPISSGRAMGVVGAVLDSDVYTGVIVDGVHVDFANVRLDKQIKGDKLCIITDSLAAAGADASLQSFTFVGKPIYVKDGRCFDANGTIAGASITMMESVKNAVEFVGIPLAEALRMANLYPARAIGMADKFGSIKAGKVANLAIFDGNYQVHATVLNGHWQAHSVA; the protein is encoded by the coding sequence ATGAAATATGCCCTAATCAACGGCGTAATTTATACGGAAAACGAAGTATTGCGCGATTATGCGGTGCTGATTGACGGTGAGCAAATTGCCGCCCTCATCCCGCAAAATGAGTTACCGGCAGGAATTGAAGTCATCGATCTGCAAGGGAAAAACCTCACTGCCGGCTTTATTGACCTGCAACTGAACGGTTGCGGCGGTGTGATGTTTAATGATCAAACCTCAGTAGAAACCTTGGAGATTATGCAGGCGACCAACTTAAAATCAGGCTGCACTTCTTTCCTACCGACCTTTATCACCGCGCCCGATGAAGATATTAAAAAAGCCATTGCAGTGATGCGTGATTATCTTGCCAAACATCACAATCAAGCCCTTGGCTTGCATTTGGAAGGTCCTTATTTAAGCCGAGAGAAAAAAGGTGTGCATCGCGAAGAATACATCCGCGAAATTACGCCGGAAATGAAGGATTTTTTATGTGAAAACGCAGATGTAATTTGCAAACTCACCGTTGCCGCGGAAAATCCGACCATTAATTATTTAGCCGATTTTATAGATGCCGGTATTTTGGTGTCCATCGGCCATTCCAATGCCGATTATGCCACGGCTAAACGGGCTTTCCGCCAAGGCGCCGGATTTGCTACCCATTTGCACAACGCCATGTCACCAATCAGTTCAGGACGAGCTATGGGCGTGGTAGGTGCGGTGCTAGATAGCGATGTCTATACGGGGGTTATCGTTGATGGCGTACACGTGGATTTTGCTAATGTTCGCTTAGATAAACAAATTAAAGGCGATAAATTATGCATCATTACCGACTCCTTAGCCGCCGCAGGCGCCGATGCCTCGCTGCAAAGTTTTACCTTTGTCGGTAAACCAATTTACGTGAAAGACGGCCGTTGCTTTGATGCCAACGGCACCATTGCCGGTGCATCCATCACCATGATGGAATCGGTCAAAAATGCGGTGGAATTCGTTGGTATCCCACTGGCTGAAGCCTTGCGCATGGCCAATCTATATCCGGCTCGCGCCATTGGTATGGCGGATAAGTTCGGTTCAATTAAGGCCGGTAAAGTTGCCAATTTGGCAATATTCGATGGTAATTATCAGGTGCATGCCACTGTGTTAAATGGCCATTGGCAAGCGCATTCCGTCGCTTAG
- a CDS encoding DHA2 family efflux MFS transporter permease subunit has protein sequence MGEAKDYRGLAWVAAMALFMQSLDATILNTALPTIALDLHEPAVEMQMAVIAYSLAVALFIPLTAWAADRFGTLRVFRAAVFTFALGSLCCAFSQTLNQLVLARVLQGLGGAFMMPVARLAILQNVPKKQLINAWNLMATAGLIGPILGPILGGWLVTHTGWHWIFLINIPISLVGLWAAGLVMSDSKQQDVRLDWYGFLLFACGLTGLTFGLDLMGESRASPRLTYGALFSGIALLVAYGLYAKGSPQAILPLSLFDVRTFRLGISANMLIRLSGSSVPFLLPLMFQLSFGYNAEMSGWLLAPIAFMSVIFKTIIGGILNRFGYKTTLIAASAGMTVSIIGMALLDDSTPLVWIVVNLMAYGACMSMIFTSINTLTVGDLSAEQSGAGSTLLSIVQQVGIGFGIAVSSIILLLYRNVIGNQGEALQQAFSYTFLTSSVFALLLIWVLCYLRRSDGDGLRKKHKKS, from the coding sequence ATGGGTGAGGCCAAAGACTATCGCGGATTGGCTTGGGTGGCGGCAATGGCGCTTTTTATGCAAAGTTTAGATGCCACCATTTTAAATACTGCGTTGCCAACCATCGCGCTTGATTTGCATGAACCCGCTGTAGAAATGCAAATGGCGGTAATTGCCTATTCCCTTGCCGTAGCTTTGTTTATTCCATTAACCGCATGGGCCGCGGATAGATTCGGCACATTGCGGGTATTTCGTGCCGCTGTTTTTACTTTCGCCCTGGGTTCCCTGTGTTGTGCCTTTTCTCAAACCCTTAATCAACTCGTCTTAGCCCGTGTACTGCAAGGCTTAGGCGGCGCTTTTATGATGCCGGTGGCGCGTTTGGCGATCTTACAAAATGTGCCTAAGAAACAGCTGATTAATGCTTGGAACCTAATGGCTACAGCCGGCCTGATTGGGCCGATTCTTGGGCCGATTTTAGGCGGTTGGTTAGTCACCCACACCGGTTGGCATTGGATTTTCCTGATCAATATTCCAATTAGTCTGGTGGGGTTATGGGCGGCCGGATTGGTGATGAGCGACAGCAAACAGCAGGATGTGAGGCTGGATTGGTATGGCTTTTTACTATTTGCCTGCGGCCTGACGGGGCTAACCTTCGGACTTGATTTAATGGGCGAAAGCCGGGCTTCACCTAGGCTGACCTACGGGGCATTATTCAGTGGTATCGCGCTGCTAGTCGCTTATGGCCTGTACGCCAAAGGGAGCCCTCAGGCAATTTTACCGCTGTCGTTATTTGATGTACGCACTTTTCGGCTTGGCATTTCTGCCAATATGCTGATTCGTTTATCGGGTTCTTCCGTACCCTTCTTATTACCCTTGATGTTCCAGCTATCCTTTGGTTACAACGCAGAAATGTCCGGTTGGCTATTGGCACCGATTGCGTTTATGTCGGTGATTTTCAAAACTATTATTGGCGGCATTCTCAATCGTTTTGGTTATAAAACTACGCTGATTGCGGCCTCTGCAGGGATGACTGTATCGATTATTGGCATGGCCTTGTTAGATGATAGTACGCCCTTGGTGTGGATTGTGGTTAATTTAATGGCCTATGGCGCCTGCATGTCGATGATTTTTACATCCATAAATACGCTCACGGTGGGGGATTTAAGCGCTGAGCAGTCGGGCGCAGGCTCTACATTGTTGAGTATTGTACAGCAAGTGGGGATCGGTTTCGGGATTGCGGTTTCCTCAATTATTTTATTGCTCTATCGCAATGTCATCGGCAATCAAGGCGAAGCGTTACAACAGGCCTTCAGCTACACGTTTTTGACTTCTAGTGTGTTTGCCTTGTTGTTGATTTGGGTGCTGTGCTATTTACGTCGTAGCGATGGTGACGGCCTACGCAAAAAACATAAAAAATCCTAA
- the mobB gene encoding molybdopterin-guanine dinucleotide biosynthesis protein MobB: protein MTIHPPFLGITGYSGSGKTTLLEQLIPQLTAKGLRVSVIKHSHHNAQVDKPGKDSWRMKEAGAAQVIMACDQRWALMTETPQPVSLAYLSAQFDPRLTDLILVEGFKQEPIAKILLHRQGMTKPLPEIDENVIALATDYPLESSVPVLDINQIAQIADFILHWRNQFNG, encoded by the coding sequence ATGACAATCCATCCTCCTTTCCTCGGCATTACCGGCTATAGTGGCAGCGGTAAGACAACCTTATTGGAACAGCTGATTCCCCAATTAACCGCAAAAGGATTGCGGGTATCGGTGATCAAACATAGCCACCATAACGCCCAAGTTGATAAACCGGGCAAAGATAGCTGGCGAATGAAGGAGGCCGGCGCCGCGCAAGTGATTATGGCTTGTGATCAGCGTTGGGCATTGATGACGGAAACACCACAACCGGTTTCGCTGGCCTATTTAAGCGCCCAATTCGATCCGCGATTAACCGATTTAATTTTAGTGGAAGGCTTTAAACAAGAGCCGATTGCTAAGATTTTGTTGCATCGCCAGGGAATGACTAAACCCTTGCCGGAGATTGATGAGAATGTGATTGCGCTGGCTACCGATTATCCATTAGAAAGCTCGGTTCCAGTATTGGATATCAATCAAATTGCGCAAATTGCCGATTTTATTTTGCACTGGAGAAACCAATTTAATGGGTGA
- a CDS encoding SoxR reducing system RseC family protein yields the protein MLKESAVVVSYDAETGLARVKCQSQSACGACSARNACGTASLSELNGKRGEHVFILETITPLRIGQRVEIGLEEKSMLFSALLMYIVPLFTLLAATLLSTYLTESELIRATVIVFVTALAFGAIRKYTRKLGQQSEFQPTLLRVLS from the coding sequence ATGCTAAAAGAAAGTGCGGTTGTTGTGAGCTATGATGCGGAAACCGGTCTTGCCCGGGTGAAATGTCAGTCACAAAGCGCCTGTGGCGCTTGTTCCGCCAGAAATGCCTGTGGCACAGCCTCCCTTAGCGAACTAAACGGCAAACGGGGAGAACATGTTTTTATCTTAGAAACCATTACTCCATTGCGCATAGGACAACGAGTGGAAATTGGGTTGGAAGAAAAATCTATGCTGTTCTCTGCACTCTTAATGTATATCGTACCGCTTTTTACCCTGCTGGCCGCGACCTTGCTTTCTACATACTTGACGGAAAGTGAATTAATTCGTGCCACCGTGATTGTGTTTGTCACTGCATTAGCATTTGGGGCTATCAGGAAATATACCCGCAAGCTAGGCCAACAAAGCGAATTCCAACCAACATTATTACGGGTATTGTCATAA
- a CDS encoding class I SAM-dependent methyltransferase: MAGEKIKIQLLTEAGILSELAALCALLGIEHCSESSLALVQTETHLALRKLDEPKLGDVFVDFVAGAMAHRRKFGGGRGEAVAKAVGIKGAELPSIIDATAGLGRDAFVLASIGCQVRLVERHPVVYLLLQDGLKRAYQDAEIGEMMQQNMRLLDIHHIAELNPQVDSADVVYLDPMYPHKQKSALVKKEMRVFQHLVGADLDADELLTPALQLARKRVVVKRPDYAEFLAQKAPHVSRETKNHRFDIYMGEAQC; this comes from the coding sequence ATGGCTGGTGAGAAAATAAAAATCCAATTGCTTACCGAAGCGGGAATTTTGTCGGAATTGGCAGCACTCTGCGCTCTTTTGGGGATCGAGCATTGCAGCGAAAGCTCTCTTGCCCTAGTACAAACCGAAACCCACCTAGCCTTGCGTAAACTGGATGAGCCTAAATTGGGCGATGTGTTTGTGGATTTTGTTGCCGGTGCAATGGCTCATCGTCGTAAATTTGGCGGTGGGCGTGGCGAAGCTGTTGCTAAAGCCGTAGGCATTAAGGGTGCAGAATTGCCTAGTATAATTGACGCTACAGCAGGACTTGGTCGAGATGCTTTTGTCTTGGCCTCTATTGGCTGCCAAGTACGTTTGGTAGAACGTCATCCGGTGGTGTATTTGCTATTACAGGATGGTCTGAAACGCGCTTATCAGGATGCGGAAATAGGTGAAATGATGCAACAAAATATGCGCCTGCTGGATATTCATCATATTGCTGAACTCAATCCACAAGTCGATAGTGCCGATGTGGTGTATTTGGATCCAATGTATCCGCACAAGCAAAAATCCGCCCTAGTCAAAAAAGAAATGCGGGTATTCCAACATTTGGTCGGTGCAGATTTGGATGCCGATGAACTCTTGACACCTGCGCTACAATTAGCCCGTAAACGGGTAGTGGTGAAACGCCCCGATTATGCGGAATTTTTAGCGCAAAAAGCACCCCATGTCAGTCGGGAAACTAAAAATCACCGCTTTGATATTTATATGGGAGAAGCGCAATGCTAA
- the trmA gene encoding tRNA (uridine(54)-C5)-methyltransferase TrmA, with the protein MQLPISQYREQLHKKAEKLTALLQPFNAPAIAVFDSPTSHYRMRAEFRIWHDQGDFYHIMFDQSTLQRYRVDEFPIASKLINRMMQTLLPLLKTQDVLHKKLFQIDYLSTLSNKIIVSLLYHKPLTEEWQSAAAGLKGELQQLGFDVQLIGRASKQKICLEQDFVDEVLPVKGRNYVYRQVENSFTQPNAAVNCKMLEWAIDCTQGSQGDLLELYCGNGNFSIALAQNFRKVLATEIAKPSVAAAQFNIAENAVDNLQIIRMSAEEFTQAMNGVREFNRLKGINLKAYQCNTIFVDPPRAGLDPETVKLVQNYERILYISCNPHTLCENLQTLSQTHRIEKAALFDQFPYTEHMESGVWLVRK; encoded by the coding sequence ATGCAACTCCCAATTTCCCAATATCGCGAACAGCTGCACAAAAAAGCTGAAAAACTAACCGCTCTATTGCAGCCTTTTAACGCCCCAGCAATCGCTGTGTTTGATTCACCAACCAGCCATTATCGGATGCGTGCGGAATTTCGTATTTGGCATGATCAGGGCGATTTTTACCACATCATGTTTGATCAAAGTACATTGCAACGCTATCGGGTGGATGAATTCCCAATTGCCAGCAAATTGATCAATCGCATGATGCAAACCTTACTGCCGTTGTTAAAAACGCAGGACGTGCTACATAAAAAACTCTTTCAAATCGATTATTTAAGCACGCTTAGCAATAAAATTATTGTCAGTTTGCTTTATCACAAGCCATTAACCGAAGAATGGCAAAGCGCTGCTGCAGGCCTGAAAGGTGAATTACAACAACTTGGTTTTGATGTGCAGCTGATTGGGCGCGCGAGTAAACAAAAAATCTGTTTAGAACAGGATTTTGTCGATGAAGTGTTACCGGTGAAAGGGCGTAATTATGTGTATCGTCAAGTGGAAAACAGTTTTACCCAGCCAAATGCCGCGGTGAATTGCAAAATGTTGGAGTGGGCGATTGATTGCACCCAAGGTTCGCAAGGCGATTTATTGGAGCTGTATTGCGGTAATGGCAATTTTTCTATCGCCCTTGCGCAAAATTTCCGCAAAGTGCTTGCTACCGAAATTGCCAAGCCATCGGTTGCCGCCGCACAATTTAATATTGCAGAAAATGCTGTAGATAATCTGCAAATTATCCGCATGTCGGCGGAAGAATTTACCCAAGCAATGAACGGCGTACGTGAGTTTAATCGCTTAAAGGGTATTAATTTGAAAGCCTATCAATGCAATACGATTTTTGTCGATCCGCCACGTGCCGGACTTGATCCGGAAACAGTGAAACTGGTGCAAAATTACGAGCGTATTTTGTATATTTCCTGCAATCCACATACCCTTTGTGAAAATTTACAAACCCTAAGCCAAACCCACCGCATTGAAAAGGCGGCGCTGTTTGATCAATTCCCTTATACGGAGCATATGGAAAGCGGCGTATGGCTGGTGAGAAAATAA
- a CDS encoding DUF413 domain-containing protein → MAAASFSVTRRFFDDKNYPRGFSRHGDYTIKESQVLEQYGQAFHALDLALREPATKEEKAFVAFCRGERAPETFFEKTWNKYRTRINTAKRVYTLSGDVTADASGNEDYSGD, encoded by the coding sequence ATGGCTGCTGCAAGTTTTAGCGTAACCCGTCGTTTTTTTGACGACAAAAATTATCCGCGCGGATTTTCCCGTCACGGTGATTACACAATTAAAGAATCCCAAGTATTAGAGCAATACGGACAGGCATTTCACGCATTGGATTTAGCTTTGCGCGAACCGGCAACCAAAGAAGAGAAAGCTTTCGTGGCGTTTTGCCGCGGTGAACGCGCTCCGGAAACCTTCTTCGAAAAAACCTGGAATAAATACCGTACCCGTATTAACACCGCTAAACGGGTTTATACCTTATCCGGCGATGTGACTGCCGATGCTTCCGGTAACGAAGATTATTCCGGCGACTAA
- the dsbA gene encoding thiol:disulfide interchange protein DsbA, whose translation MKKLFAIAAVLFSVNAFAADLQEGKQYVQVSKQATEQKEVIEFFSFYCPHCYAFEMEYHIPQQVAQALPKDAVFKQYHVNFLGRESENLTRAWALATLLGVEAKVKAPLFEAAQKDSLRSMADIRDIFLQQGITAEQFDSNINSFAVNGLVKKQENAATQFNIRGVPDFYVNGKYRVNPEGLNYDDFVKDYVETVTGLLQK comes from the coding sequence ATGAAAAAACTCTTTGCTATTGCAGCTGTTCTTTTTTCCGTTAATGCTTTCGCTGCTGATTTACAGGAAGGCAAACAATATGTTCAGGTAAGCAAACAAGCTACTGAACAAAAAGAAGTGATTGAATTTTTCTCCTTCTATTGCCCACACTGCTATGCCTTTGAAATGGAATACCATATTCCGCAGCAAGTAGCACAGGCATTGCCAAAAGATGCCGTATTTAAACAATATCACGTTAACTTCTTAGGCCGCGAATCGGAAAACTTAACCCGTGCGTGGGCGTTGGCAACATTGTTAGGGGTTGAAGCTAAAGTGAAAGCTCCACTATTCGAAGCGGCACAAAAAGATAGTTTAAGATCCATGGCGGATATTCGCGATATTTTCTTACAACAGGGGATCACAGCGGAACAATTTGATAGCAACATCAATAGCTTTGCGGTGAACGGTTTAGTGAAAAAACAAGAAAATGCGGCAACCCAATTTAATATTCGCGGCGTACCGGATTTTTATGTGAATGGAAAATATCGTGTGAATCCGGAAGGATTAAATTACGATGATTTCGTGAAAGATTACGTGGAAACCGTTACCGGCTTATTGCAAAAATAA
- a CDS encoding YihD family protein: protein MKCKRLNEVLELLQPYWSKDPDLSLLQILQKIADEAGFDKPVAELSDEVIIYQLKMHGTDKFEPIPGIKKDYEEDFKTALLKARGIIK, encoded by the coding sequence ATGAAATGTAAACGCCTAAATGAAGTACTGGAACTTTTACAACCTTACTGGTCTAAAGACCCCGATTTAAGCCTCTTGCAGATTCTGCAAAAAATTGCTGATGAAGCAGGCTTTGATAAACCCGTAGCTGAATTATCCGATGAAGTGATTATTTATCAGTTAAAAATGCACGGTACCGATAAATTTGAGCCGATTCCCGGCATCAAAAAAGATTATGAAGAAGACTTTAAAACCGCATTGTTAAAAGCCCGCGGTATTATCAAATAA
- the mobA gene encoding molybdenum cofactor guanylyltransferase MobA encodes MTTTISAVILAGGLARRMDGRDKGLQSLADQPLISHVIARLAPQIKAIAINANRHHDEYGRFGYPVFSDELPDFQGPLSGMLSGLKRATTDWVLFVPCDSPYFPINLADKLQAAVATHNAPLAYAQDEEREHPTFCLMSVQLQAALRTYLAGGGRRLLEFMREHGGIAVSFSTEEGRFVNFNTLADLQTASETPQ; translated from the coding sequence ATGACAACGACAATCAGCGCGGTAATCTTGGCAGGCGGATTGGCCCGCCGCATGGATGGGCGCGACAAAGGTCTGCAATCACTCGCCGACCAACCACTTATTAGCCATGTAATTGCACGTTTAGCCCCGCAAATCAAAGCCATTGCGATTAATGCCAACCGACATCATGACGAATACGGCCGTTTCGGCTATCCGGTATTTAGCGATGAACTGCCCGATTTCCAAGGCCCCTTAAGCGGCATGCTAAGTGGGCTTAAGCGAGCCACAACCGATTGGGTCTTGTTCGTGCCTTGCGATAGCCCTTATTTCCCCATCAATCTGGCGGACAAACTGCAAGCGGCGGTTGCCACTCATAATGCCCCTTTGGCCTATGCACAGGATGAGGAACGCGAACATCCCACCTTTTGTTTAATGTCGGTTCAATTACAAGCGGCCTTGCGGACTTATTTGGCGGGCGGGGGGCGCCGTTTGCTGGAGTTTATGCGGGAACATGGCGGAATCGCAGTCTCTTTCAGTACAGAGGAAGGGCGTTTTGTGAATTTCAATACCCTAGCAGACCTGCAAACCGCTAGCGAAACGCCTCAATGA
- the fabR gene encoding HTH-type transcriptional repressor FabR, producing MAGIRAIQKEKTRRALIDAAFNQLSAEKSFSNLSLREVAREAGIAPTSFYRHFSDMDELGLEMVDEAGLMLRQLMRQARKRIDAGGSVIIVSIDTFFEFITHNTNVFRLLLRESSGTSQAFRTAAAREIKHFVDELAEYIAKKNDYSQYLAYVQAEGIVTIVFTAGANALDMGKSERERLKERLILQLRMLTKGGDFAAHKEKMLRHK from the coding sequence ATGGCCGGGATTCGCGCAATTCAAAAAGAAAAAACCCGCCGCGCCTTAATTGATGCGGCATTTAACCAGCTAAGTGCGGAAAAAAGTTTTTCCAACCTAAGCCTGCGCGAAGTGGCTCGCGAAGCCGGCATTGCCCCGACCTCTTTCTATCGTCATTTCAGCGATATGGATGAATTGGGCTTGGAAATGGTGGACGAAGCAGGATTAATGTTGCGTCAATTGATGCGTCAGGCGCGCAAACGGATTGATGCGGGCGGTAGCGTGATTATCGTATCGATCGATACCTTCTTTGAATTTATCACCCACAACACCAACGTTTTTCGCTTGTTATTGCGTGAAAGTTCCGGTACCTCTCAGGCATTCCGCACGGCGGCAGCGCGGGAAATTAAACATTTTGTCGATGAATTGGCGGAATATATTGCTAAGAAAAATGACTATTCCCAATATCTTGCTTACGTGCAGGCGGAGGGCATTGTTACCATCGTTTTCACCGCCGGAGCAAATGCTTTGGATATGGGGAAAAGCGAACGGGAACGGCTGAAAGAGCGTTTAATTCTGCAATTGCGTATGCTAACTAAGGGCGGCGATTTTGCTGCACACAAGGAAAAGATGTTACGACACAAATAA
- the oxyR gene encoding DNA-binding transcriptional regulator OxyR, giving the protein MNIRDLEYLVALSEFKHFRRAADSCNVSQPTLSGQIRKLEDELGIILLERTSRKVLFTQSGMLLVEQARTILREVKLLKEMASNQGKEMTGPLHIGLIPTVGPYLLPYIVPTLKEAFPELEVFLYEAQTHQLLEQLETGRLDCAILARVPETEPFIEVPIFEEKMLLAVSEKHPWANEKTVAMGELKGHELLMLDDGHCLRNQTMDYCFTAGAKENAHFQATSLETLRNMVAANAGITLMPELAVLNEGSRKGVNYIPCHSPAPARQIALVYRPGSPLRNRYERVGQVVGNAVKRILANQLSE; this is encoded by the coding sequence ATGAATATCCGTGATCTTGAATATCTCGTTGCCCTTTCCGAATTCAAACATTTCCGTCGTGCGGCTGATTCCTGTAATGTCAGCCAACCAACCCTAAGCGGTCAAATCCGTAAATTGGAAGACGAATTAGGCATTATTTTACTGGAACGTACCAGTCGTAAAGTGTTATTTACCCAATCGGGGATGCTATTGGTTGAACAGGCGCGGACTATCCTGCGTGAGGTCAAATTATTAAAAGAAATGGCCAGCAATCAAGGTAAAGAAATGACCGGCCCATTGCATATTGGTTTGATTCCGACCGTGGGGCCGTATTTATTGCCTTATATTGTACCAACCTTAAAAGAGGCATTCCCGGAATTGGAGGTGTTCCTTTATGAGGCTCAAACCCATCAATTATTGGAACAATTAGAAACCGGTCGTTTGGATTGCGCCATTTTGGCTCGTGTACCGGAAACCGAGCCTTTTATCGAAGTGCCGATCTTTGAAGAAAAAATGCTCTTGGCCGTTTCTGAAAAACACCCTTGGGCAAATGAAAAAACCGTTGCCATGGGCGAATTAAAAGGACATGAATTGTTAATGTTGGATGACGGCCATTGTCTGCGTAATCAAACGATGGATTATTGTTTTACCGCCGGAGCCAAAGAAAATGCGCATTTCCAAGCCACCAGCCTGGAAACCCTGCGCAACATGGTGGCAGCCAATGCGGGGATTACCTTAATGCCGGAATTGGCGGTACTCAACGAAGGTTCGCGCAAAGGCGTAAACTATATTCCTTGTCACAGCCCGGCACCGGCACGTCAAATTGCCTTGGTTTATCGTCCGGGTTCGCCGTTACGCAATCGTTATGAGCGCGTTGGCCAAGTTGTCGGGAATGCAGTAAAACGTATTCTTGCAAATCAACTGTCGGAGTAA
- the pgdx gene encoding hybrid peroxiredoxin PGdx, with translation MSNMEGKKVPQVTFRTRQGDSWVDVTSADLFDNKTVVVFSLPGAFTPTCSSSHLPRYNELAPVFKQYGVDDILVISVNDTFVMNAWKEDENAENITFVPDGNGTFTEGMGMLVDKDDLGFGKRSWRYSMLVKNGVVEKMFIEPNEPGDPFKVSDADTMLRYIAPDYKVQESIAIFTKPGCPFCAKAKQLLHEKGLSFEEIVLGHDATIVSVRAVSGRATVPQVFIGGKHIGGSDDLEKYFA, from the coding sequence ATGTCTAATATGGAAGGTAAAAAAGTCCCTCAAGTGACATTCCGTACCCGTCAAGGGGATAGCTGGGTCGATGTAACCAGTGCCGATTTATTTGATAACAAAACCGTTGTGGTATTCTCCCTTCCTGGTGCGTTTACCCCAACTTGCTCTTCTTCCCATTTACCGCGTTACAACGAATTAGCGCCGGTATTCAAACAATATGGTGTTGACGATATTTTAGTGATTTCCGTTAACGATACCTTTGTAATGAATGCGTGGAAAGAAGATGAAAACGCCGAAAACATCACCTTCGTACCGGATGGTAATGGTACCTTCACTGAAGGTATGGGCATGTTAGTCGACAAAGACGACTTAGGCTTCGGTAAACGCTCTTGGCGTTATTCCATGCTAGTAAAAAACGGCGTGGTAGAAAAAATGTTCATCGAGCCAAATGAGCCAGGCGATCCGTTTAAAGTTTCCGATGCTGACACCATGTTGCGTTACATCGCACCGGATTACAAAGTGCAAGAATCCATTGCCATCTTTACCAAACCGGGTTGTCCTTTCTGTGCAAAAGCAAAACAACTTTTACATGAAAAAGGCTTAAGCTTCGAAGAAATCGTACTTGGTCATGATGCGACAATCGTCAGCGTACGTGCTGTTTCCGGTCGCGCCACCGTACCACAAGTATTTATCGGTGGTAAACATATCGGCGGTAGTGACGATTTGGAAAAATATTTCGCGTAG
- a CDS encoding DUF5389 family protein encodes MKKQPIDGFRPFVWGIAVLCLPVLLSPLGILLSTNFAKNPSLSDWQVNTFSLFFWLYPFLLAIIARLLYKLEQHKHALAVQLLVGAILLFWAALIGICTIGFGL; translated from the coding sequence ATGAAAAAACAACCGATCGACGGGTTTCGCCCCTTTGTGTGGGGGATTGCCGTGCTGTGTTTGCCGGTTTTACTTTCTCCCTTAGGCATTCTGCTTTCTACCAACTTTGCCAAAAATCCGAGTTTGAGTGATTGGCAGGTAAATACATTTTCGTTGTTTTTTTGGCTTTATCCTTTTCTTTTGGCGATTATTGCGCGTCTGCTGTATAAATTGGAACAGCATAAGCATGCGTTGGCGGTGCAGTTATTGGTGGGGGCTATCCTGTTATTTTGGGCAGCGCTGATTGGTATTTGTACGATAGGCTTCGGGCTATAA